The following proteins are co-located in the Leptospira weilii genome:
- a CDS encoding methyl-accepting chemotaxis protein: MSIRFRISLYLSIVLFIGFGILATINSYTAYKKLEQEVVNSSEVTAERWTFEIKDYLDTGMGIIRGFRFPLLFDSPPRSKVILALQEILKVNESYFGARVAYEPNGFDGQDDQFENTPGHDATGRFIPYLHRGKTDEEIVLEAAKYYDNPGPEGEWYQTPKKTLTQFVTDPYYYELDGKVKILMISLIAPFRVGNQFYGVGGLDYRLEELQKLIGGKKPFQGQGYLSLISPKGIYAVNGFDGNLVGKQIPDAQELEFYLKESQEETGKKFTTDSNGYTHYFFPFHIGKDKRFWALQVSIPNSIYRAAIISILFQSFVATILILVSVLLCVNFIFQRLISAGLLKAVGFSEEIANGNLIAQSSHDKNDEIGALLGSMNQMRENLLKVLREIGGSAYTLRDTSEKMANSSRNFSDVAQTQASAAEESSAAVEELAASAQNVGKSMEKAVLSMKEIDGNVVRLKEQIVNINREMQDLVELAALSKEQGVTGENAMTASTSAMAAIGDSASRITEILSIITEISERTNLLALNAAIEAARAGEAGKGFAVVAEEIGKLASQTSSSVQEIGSLVNSTNTAVLNGNTKVAEAFDVLKKLREQVEEFDRYAKNVLTSVKTQEENTKEISQSANELMTFSLQIEEAVLEQKRATDEITKTIMSISDGTQEIASGADDLTSFSGNIHGQAQNLGQLIGKFKTN, translated from the coding sequence ATGAGCATTCGATTTCGCATTTCTTTGTATCTTTCAATCGTATTATTTATCGGTTTTGGAATTCTTGCAACAATCAACTCATATACAGCCTATAAAAAACTAGAACAAGAGGTGGTCAACAGTTCCGAAGTAACCGCGGAACGTTGGACCTTCGAAATCAAAGACTATTTAGATACGGGTATGGGTATAATCCGGGGTTTCCGATTCCCGCTTTTATTCGATTCTCCTCCCCGAAGCAAAGTCATCCTAGCTTTGCAGGAAATACTGAAGGTGAACGAGAGTTATTTCGGCGCCCGAGTAGCCTACGAGCCGAACGGCTTCGACGGACAAGATGATCAATTTGAAAATACTCCCGGGCATGATGCCACCGGAAGATTCATTCCTTATCTTCATCGTGGAAAAACGGATGAAGAAATCGTATTGGAAGCCGCTAAGTATTACGATAACCCTGGTCCGGAAGGAGAATGGTATCAAACCCCTAAAAAAACGCTGACTCAATTTGTAACCGACCCGTATTATTATGAACTCGACGGAAAGGTCAAAATTCTTATGATATCTCTGATCGCTCCGTTCCGTGTGGGAAATCAATTTTACGGTGTGGGCGGTCTCGATTATCGATTGGAGGAATTGCAAAAACTGATCGGCGGTAAAAAACCGTTCCAAGGTCAAGGTTACTTATCCCTCATTTCCCCAAAGGGAATTTATGCCGTGAATGGTTTTGACGGTAATCTGGTTGGAAAACAAATTCCCGATGCCCAAGAATTGGAGTTCTATCTCAAAGAAAGTCAGGAAGAGACCGGAAAAAAATTTACCACCGACTCAAACGGATATACGCATTATTTCTTTCCGTTTCATATCGGCAAAGATAAACGTTTTTGGGCGCTGCAAGTAAGTATCCCCAACTCGATTTATCGAGCCGCGATCATTTCCATTCTTTTTCAAAGTTTCGTTGCCACCATACTCATACTAGTCTCCGTTCTTCTTTGTGTTAATTTCATATTCCAAAGATTGATCTCGGCCGGACTTCTCAAAGCCGTCGGATTTTCAGAGGAAATCGCAAACGGAAATTTAATCGCACAAAGTTCACACGACAAAAATGACGAAATTGGAGCGCTTCTCGGATCCATGAATCAGATGCGAGAAAATCTTCTCAAGGTCCTACGAGAAATCGGAGGTTCCGCATACACTCTCAGAGATACTTCCGAAAAGATGGCGAATTCTTCCAGAAATTTCTCCGACGTCGCGCAAACACAAGCTTCCGCTGCGGAAGAATCTTCGGCGGCAGTTGAAGAGCTCGCAGCTTCCGCTCAAAACGTCGGGAAGTCCATGGAGAAAGCGGTCCTAAGCATGAAGGAAATCGACGGTAACGTCGTCAGACTCAAAGAACAGATCGTCAATATAAACCGAGAGATGCAGGATTTAGTCGAACTCGCAGCCCTATCCAAAGAACAAGGGGTCACCGGGGAAAACGCTATGACCGCATCCACAAGCGCAATGGCAGCTATCGGCGATAGCGCTTCCAGAATCACGGAAATTTTATCAATCATCACCGAAATCTCAGAAAGAACAAACTTACTCGCACTCAACGCGGCTATCGAAGCCGCAAGAGCCGGAGAAGCGGGAAAAGGATTTGCCGTCGTCGCCGAAGAAATCGGAAAGTTGGCATCGCAGACTTCCTCCAGCGTTCAAGAAATCGGATCACTCGTAAATTCCACAAACACAGCCGTATTAAACGGAAACACGAAAGTCGCGGAAGCTTTCGACGTTCTCAAAAAATTGAGAGAACAAGTCGAAGAGTTCGATCGATACGCTAAGAACGTTCTCACGTCCGTTAAGACACAAGAGGAAAATACAAAAGAAATTTCTCAGAGCGCAAACGAACTGATGACCTTCAGTTTACAGATCGAAGAAGCCGTTTTAGAACAAAAACGCGCCACCGACGAAATTACAAAGACGATCATGAGCATTTCCGACGGAACTCAGGAAATCGCATCGGGTGCGGACGATCTCACTTCCTTCTCCGGAAATATACATGGACAAGCGCAAAATCTGGGTCAATTGATAGGAAAATTTAAGACAAATTGA